One window of the Benincasa hispida cultivar B227 chromosome 3, ASM972705v1, whole genome shotgun sequence genome contains the following:
- the LOC120074702 gene encoding chloroplast stem-loop binding protein of 41 kDa b, chloroplastic: protein MANAMAAHHQKLPSFSVLPSSLSDFNGARLHAQVQYKRKVMQPKGALHVTASAKKNILIMGGTRFIGIFLSRLLVKEGHQVTLFTRGKAPVTQQLPGESEADYADFKSKILHLKGDRKDFDFVKSSLSAAGFDVVYDINGREAVEVEPILDALPKLEQFIYCSSAGVYLKSDLLPHFEVDAVDPKSRHKGKLETESLLASKGVNWTSIRPVYIYGPLNYNPVEEWFFHRLKAGRPIPIPNSGIQITQLGHVKDLANAFVQVLGNDKASQQVFNISGEKYVTFDGLAKACAKAGGFPEPEIVHYNPKEFDFGKKKPFPFRDQHFFASIEKAKSVLGWKPEFDLVEGLADSYNLDFGRGTFRKEADFSTDDIILGKSLVLQA from the exons ATGGCAAACGCAATGGCTGCGCACCACCAAAAATTGCCTTCATTCTCTgttcttccttcttctctttccgACTTCAATGGCGCCAGACTCCACGCCCAAGTTCAG TATAAAAGGAAGGTTATGCAGCCAAAGGGAGCATTACATGTTACAGCAAGTGCAAAGAAGAATATTCTTATAATGGGTGGCACCAGATTTATTGGTATATTTTTGTCTAGACTTCTTGTCAAAGAGGGTCATCAG GTGACTTTGTTTACAAGAGGAAAAGCACCTGTTACACAACAATTGCCTGGCGAGTCGGAAGCAGATTATGCTGATTTTAAATCCAAG ATTCTGCATTTGAAGGGAGACAGAAAAGACTTTGATTTTGTGAAATCCAGTCTCTCGGCTGCAGGGTTTGATGTAGTTTATGACATAAATG GGAGAGAAGCAGTTGAAGTTGAACCAATTTTAGATGCTTTGCCTAAGCTAGAGCA GTTTATATACTGCTCTTCAGCTGGTGTCTACCTCAAGTCTGATCTCCTACCTCACTTTGAG GTAGATGCAGTTGATCCAAAGAGTAGACATAAGGGAAAGCTCGAGACGGAGAGCTTACTGGCATCGAAGGGTGTTAATTGGACTTCTATAAGACCAGTCTACATTTACGGACCATTGAACTACAACCCTGTGGAAGAATGGTTCTTCCACCGGTTGAAAGCGGGTCGCCCCATTCCAATCCCCAACTCAGGCATTCAAATTACACAACTTggtcatgtcaag GATTTGGCAAATGCTTTTGTTCAGGTTCTTGGTAATGACAAGGCAAGCCAACAAGTATTTAATATCTCTGGTGAAAAATATGTTACATTTGATGGGTTAGCCAAAGCTTGTGCTAAG GCTGGAGGCTTTCCTGAGCCTGAGATTGTCCACTACAATCCAAAGGAGTTTGACTTTGGAAAGAAGAAGCCATTCCCTTTCCGTGATCAG CATTTCTTTGCATCGATTGAGAAAGCGAAGAGCGTGCTCGGGTGGAAGCCCGAATTCGATTTGGTGGAAGGTCTTGCAGACTCCTACAACTTGGACTTTGGCAGAGGCACTTTCAGGAAAGAGGCTGATTTCTCAACAGATGACATAATCCTTGGCAAGAGCCTGGTTCTTCAAGCTTGA